Below is a genomic region from Brassica rapa cultivar Chiifu-401-42 chromosome A08, CAAS_Brap_v3.01, whole genome shotgun sequence.
GAGGGAAAGCTCATTGTCTGCAAATGCTCTGTCATAGACCTTCCTGTGGTTTCTCTCTTGATCTCTTAATTAGACCCTTTGAAGATGTATCAATCAGATTTGTAAGCATTGAGTTAACACACAGTCGGTTTTGTAGGACTCGCTCTTGTTTAAGAATACACAAGCTCTTGCGGCTAAAGATACAGAAACAACAGTCATTTTTAATCCGAAAGTGTGTGTGGATGTTGATATTGAAATCGGGAGGTTTGTCCGTGTACATGCGCCATGGTCAGTTTCCATCCATTCTTTTAGACTCTTACCAATCATGTCAACTTAAGTAGTTTGTGATATATATAAGCTTTTCAAATTCAACAGGAAAGAAATGGAAGTGAACAACACCAAAGAGGTGATTATTTTGTGTTCATATTTCTCCAGTTTGTAATGTAACTCACACAAATGTCACAAGTATAAACTCTCTCTCTGTACTTACCAtgtcagtaaaaaaaaaaaatgtttatggaAGTGTTGTTCATCTTTCTAGTGGAAGCTCTTTAAAGATGATTAGTTACTCTTATGGAATGAAATATTTGGTTAGAAGGGGGGGAAACTAATGTGATGACCCGACAATCCACGTGAACGCAGGTCAAACTTTGCCTAGTAGAtaggtgttcaatccggatatcggttcggtttcggttcggtttttttcggttttcggtatttcggttagtaaaatataactaccattctaaatccatatttacttcggttcggttcggtttatataccgtcggttttcggtttattcggttatataccaaaaaacataattattttgtttgagatcatattatatgaattttagagtcatattgtcaacaccgtcatttattaaaaatatattacatgttcaaataaatgaacaaaaaaattaaaaatgcttctaccatcaaataaaataatcaaatctataactaaaatcaaagcttgaaattttgaaaataaaaatatgaaacaaaatagaaacataaaagaaaagttttttcactcttccatatttagtgttcattaaagtcatgctttttcaattgaaaattttccattagttattgtccatcaaatttataatcttcatattaatttagtgaagactaaaataaaacaaaaagatcaaaaaaagacttagaaaataagatgtctgaattgcatgtattgttatttagttatagttcaagtgttttacaaattaatgtttttattactataaaattatggtaatagttattaacacaaatttaacttatgtaacaaatatattttcatgtattgttataaaatagatacatatttacatgtttctacttttaatcggttttgttcggtttattcggtttaatcggttatataccaaaccatatccaaatcctacggtttttataaaattatatccattcggtttatatggtatataccaaaaccaaactattttgtctatttcggttcggttcggttcggtacggttcggttttaccatattgaacagccctactAGTAGATGAAAAGAGTATTATAGTGGTTGGTAATCACGCGGTGGTTGATTATTTCTCTTGATTTTAATGTTTATAAAACTAACTTAATTCCTttgatcaaaacaaaaatattagagTCTGAAACTAAGAATCATATACATGACTTTTAAATAATCATCTGAAAAGAGAGTATATATTCAAGATTGGTGGCGCCGATTTGGATTTTGTTATTTCACTAATCAATCAAGAACTCTGTTTTAGTTGTATAAATACACTCCCTCCATTAGTGTATTCATTTCATCAAACCTCAAAGATCTCTCACctttaagaaaaaacaaaaaccatcaTTAATCAATGGCAggaatcaaagtttttgggcaCCCTGCTTCTACAGCCACGAGACGAGTTCTCATCGCTCTCCACGAGAAAGATCTCGATTTTGAGCTAGTTCATGTGGAGCTCAAAGATGGTGAACACAAGAAAGAGCCTTTCCTCTCCCGCAACGTAAGTGTATATAAGATATTCAATATTCCATTTTAGATAGTAGTGAGAGAATCTTGGTCTGAAAAAATcttgaaaattgtttttttttttgggcagcCTTTTGGTAAAGTTCCAGCCTTTGAAGATGGAGACTTCAAACTTTTCGGTAAAATTTTAAGCATTCTAGTCTGAACATGGCAAGATAATACTCTAAACTGATTTATTTAAAATCAATCTCTCTTACTATGCAGAATCAAGAGCAATCACTCAATACATAGCACATGAATACGCAGACAAAGGGAACCAACTTCTCTCGCCTGGCTCCAAGAACATGGCAATCTTGGCCATGGGGATGGAGATAGAAGCTCATGAGTTTGACTCGGTTGCTTCAAAGCTTGGCTGGGAACAAATCTTCAAGAACTTCTTTGGTTTGACCACAGACCAAGCCGTTGTCAAAGAAGAAGAGGTCAAGTTAGGCAAAGTGCTAGACAACTACGAAGCTAGGCTTGGCGAGTCAAAGTACTTGGCTAGTGATCACTTCACTTTGGTGGATCTTCACCATATCCCAGTGATTCAGTACTTGCTAGGTACTCCAACAAAGAAGCTATTCGAAGAGCGTCCACATGTGAGTGCTTGGGTTGCTGACATCACTTCTAGGCCTTCTTCACAGAAGATCCTCCTTTAAAGTGAAGAAAGACTGAATAAAAGTGGCCATGAAGTCATTGCCCATTTCTCTTTGTGTTTGCTCTGTTTTTCATTTTCCTTGAGAGATTGATCTGAATGTAATCTTCagttattatgaataataatatatatatatatctaatctattaaaataggagtacaaaattagattatcccttagttttccactatatttacaatggcatgccactgaagttattaattaacctatcttttaggatttttgtcttttctcttcaattaatgtatttccaaaatcaaattctaactaaaaaatcatggcaacaataattaataaacctaacttttaatattttttgtctttttctttttattatacatatgtgtatttgaaaataattaattccatatatacatttcgtaattacatacattatacggtaattattttactaattccacatatacataataaatagtatacaacaatttcattatacataatcataaaattttgatccataaaaacagtttatacaataattttattatatataatcataaaattttgatccataaaaataaaaatacatttgtgtgaTTTTACAGGTCGTATTCTAAATAAATGGATGATATAATTaagggtttacatgataaaataaaactactcaatataaactataaaattattgtgtttataaatgtcatattaaaaaaaattaaacggataaattttaaaatatatattatcacttatacaaataaatattcatttatcaaaaaactaacacctgcgcgggtgcgcgggtcaagctctagtatatgttaaaataaaaaattattacttctaaaaaaataaaattattttgtatgttaaaaataaaaaattattacatctaaaaaaatatatatattttttcagacAAAACAGAGGACTCATCAGAATCGCAGACAAGTGGAAGCGTTTTaagataaaatcataaaaggttttgtttttatttgggGGAAgcggagaagagaagagaattgaATGGCTGTGGCTACCGCTCCGTCGCTCAACGGCCATTTCCTCCGCCGCCCTTTCTCGGGAGTGAAAAAACGACGGCCGTGGCTTCTAACCGGGAATCTTTTCGATTATCGCCGGAATCGGGATTCTCGTCTCCTTGTTTTCGCTTCTTCTCCGTCTCCGCTGTCTCCAAATTCTCCGACGGATGCTCTCACGGCGGAGTCTTGCGTCAACACTGGCCTCGATCTCTTTAAGAGAGGACGGGTTAGTTCTAGAGTTCGGTTTTGATGATAATTGTGGTCGTAAAGTGAAACTGTTTCAGTCCGTTTGGCGAAATTAATTAAAAGCTTGTAACTCTTTGTTAATTATAGCTTCTGCCTGATTCagttgatttgtttttgttcaggTAAAAGATGCGCTTGCTCAGTTTGAAACAGCGCTGAGTTTAGATCCAAATCCTATAGAGTCACAAGCTGCTTACTATAACAAAGCTTGTTGTCATGCTTACCGGTAAGAACCTCCCGAGCCATACACCATATGATACGAAAGATCCTGATGAGATTATTGTTTTATCCTCTCTCGTCTCGAGGTAGAGGGGAAGGAAACAAGGCTGCTGATTGCTTGAGAGTCGCTTTAAGAGACTATAATCTCAAGTTTGCCACAATCCTTAATGATCCTGACTTAGCATCCTTTCGCGCTTTACCCGAGTTTAAGCAGCTCCAAGAAGAGGTCTTTGCACTTTCCTTCTTTCTCGCTGCTTCGAACGTACTCATTGACTAAAACTTGTTGCGCAGGCTAGGTTAGGAGGAGAAGATATTGGAGATAGTTTCAGAAGAGATCTGAAACTCATCAGCGAAGTACGAGCACCCTTCCGCGGCTTTAGAAAATTCTTCTACTTTGCATTTTCAGCAGCAGCTGGTATCTCAACGCTCTTTACCATACCAAGACTGATTCAAGCAGTTAGAGGCGGTGAGGGAGCTCCAGATCTTCTCGAAACTACGGGAAACGCTGCCATTAACATCGGAGGTGAGGAGTCCATAAACATCAAATAcatcttctcctttctctctcttttgtgtGACTAAGGTTTTGGAACAGCAACGTACAGGTATCGTTGTTCTGGTTGCATTGTTCATATGGGAAAACAAGAAAGAGGAAGAACAAATGGTTCAGATAACTCGAGACGAAACTCTTTCTCGGTTGCCTCTACGCTTGTCGACCAACCGTGTTGTTGAGCTTGTGCAGCTTAGGGATACAGTTCGACCCGTGAGTCTTTTTCTTATCTCACTTTATTTTCCTGCCCTTTTGAGTTTCTTAATCGGTTACGTTGTTGTTTAAGGTTATTCTAGCGGGAAAGAAAGAGACTGTGACACTTGCGATGCAAAAGGCAGATAGGTTCAGAACCGAGCTCCTAAGACGAGGTGTTCTCTTAGTTCCCGTGGTGTGGGGTGAACGTAAAACACCTGAAGTGGAGAAGAAAAGAGGGTTTGGAGCTTCTTCAAAGGCAGCAGCTACATCTCTTCCTTCTATTGGGGTAATAATCGAAAAGATTATTATCTTGGAACATTCTcagtgagatttttttttatttaattggtAGGAAGATTTCGATACACGGGCTCAATCAGTAGTTGCTCAGTCAAAGCTGAAAAGTGAAATCAGGTTCAAGTCCGAGATTGTCTCGCCTGGTGAATGGGAAAGGTCtaaactttcatttttttttgctgatagAACAAAGATGTGTAACTTTGCTTGGTGAGTCTTAAAAGAATATGTCGTTGGGTTTGTGTTTGTTTCAGGTGGATAAGAGATCAACAAATAGCTGAAGGAGTTGTCCCTGGGGAGGACGTGTACATCATACTCCGGTTAGATGGTCGTGTCCGCAGATCTGGTAAAGTAAGTCTCATCTTCTTCAAACCTTTCCCTTCTGGTTTTTTTACTGCAAAAAATGGTGTGTAATGGAACTAACTCTGTTTTGTTCTTTCAGGGGATGCCAGATTGGGCTGAAATATCAAAGGAGTTGCCGCCGATGGATGACGTGCTCAGCAAGTTAGAAAGATGAAGCGCTTTCTTACAGATTGTATCTTTTACAAGAGACTATAGAAGGAGAAAGAAAAGCTCTGTGTTGTTTGTTTTTGTGTACACAATTCCATGGGATAATTAATACTGTATGTGAGAAGAGACGaaaactttttattttcaaCAGAAAGTTGATTTTGTATTTAGTGTCGGTGACTAAATGAGTAGTTGGCTTTGATTAGTATATCATCAATCCATGTTTATGATGATATGACTGATTCATGGATCTAAAAGATATTCTGTGAAGTCTGTGTTTAAGTATGAAACGCGTTTTGATTCGGTGAGAAGCAAAACTCAGGATTTTAAAGAAAGTGATAGTGTCTAATAGTTCCTCCATTATTTTAGATTTAGTTAAAAGGGAGAGGTTAGGTTTCATTGTCTTTGTGTTTACTTGGGATAACGATGTCCCAACTCCTACATTTCATAGTCGTTGAGGAGGGTGGGAAGAGAAAACGAATCATAGCTTTTCCTTGTTTCAATATACGTATTTGCCTTTTTAGTAAGTGCATCTACCTGAGAGATGACAAAAATGCTGATAGTGATTGACGATACTAAAACCAATATGATGATGATCGATTGAAAATTAGAGAGCAATTTGCCACTTAATGTAAACAAGAAACCAATTATAATTTACCTTAGTGTAATCTAGATTCAGTGCTTGCAGATCATTAAGAAAATATGATAgtgttgattttattttttaaaaaagaaattcaaatgGATAATGAGAAAACGATTGACCgctcaaatatatatatcaaatcgtTTTGGTACAATTCGTGTCGGCTCTAACAAATATTCAACCACTCCCAACAATTCTCCATTAATAAATCATTCAGCTTGCATAtatcttttctaaaattttcattttcaaaccAGAAAAAATTGTTACGAAAACTTAGTCCACACTCCCATGTCTATATAAACATCAACTCAAGCAAACAATAATAACACAAAATAAAgctaacaaaagaagaaaaaactaacaaaatggCCAAGTCTTTTGCTCTGTTTCCAACCCTTATGATACTCGGCCTCTTCATAATCTCTTCGCCTCTGGTCCAAGCTGGCTTCACCAATGACCTCGACGGTCTGGAATGGACCACGACCGGTGTCCATGACTCCTCAGGCTGCCGCGGTTCAATAGCAGACTGTATCGGAGCAGAGGAAGAGGAAATGGACTCAGAGATCAGCAGAAGAATATTGGCGACAACAAAGTACATAAGCTATCAATCTTTGAAGAGGAACAGTGTGCCATGTTCGAGAAGAGGCGCGTCTTATTACAACTGTCAGAACGGAGCTCAGGCTAATCCTTATAGTCGTGGTTGCAGCTCAATTGCTCGTTGCAGGAGTTAAGTCCACAAAGAAGTTCGCCTCTCTTCTTTATGCTTTCTTATAGTTATTCGGTACTCATAAGTTGGATTTGGATGTGAATAACCTTTGTTTCTTCTATGATCCATGAACTGATTAGTTTTCTTTAAGCTTTGAATATTTCATGTgtactctttctctctctctctcttgcacAATAATACCAAAAGGCTTATGTTTGATCAAGATCATGTTTGGTTTGATCCGGTTTTTAGGTTGTTCAAAGCTGTGTAGTAACACACAAGGCCACCAACTCTCATACGTGTGGAATGTTATATACATATTGGTTCTAGTCAAACCTTTAAACCTTACCACCCCAAACCAAATCAGAATCAAACCGGATTCTTCTtcgttattatttttttccattATAGTGGGCTACGAGGGTACCATGACACAATGCTTTGTTTGACTCGCAAGAGAGAGGTTTATGTAGTGTActggtgttaaaaaaaaaatgtagtgtacttatataatttattttttattgcaaGGACAAAAAATATCTCTATACTCTTTTTGTAATGTCAAAAGTGAAATAGAACTATAGGTTATAAAAGGTAGGTAGGTACCTTTTCATGGTTAGAGAAAAACAATTCTCGAAACGCCAGTTTAACGTCACATGATAGTAAAAGACGTGGCTTCGCCCTTTTTAATCAATCTTGGGAAAGTCAACCTTCTGTCGCGTCGCTTTaggtaatttatttatttcagcaAATCAATGAATGTGAACACAAACTCGCTCTCTGTCTCTCACCGTCTCCAGCTAGCCAGCCATGGAAGTAATGTCTCACTCTTCAAGCTTTCTCCTTCCCGCCGGCGAAACTTCAGCTAAGAGATACGCTCTCATTGTTCTGAACCAGAATATACCTTGTTTCACTCCTCTTCTTTGGGAACATGGTTACCTTCCTTCTCTCTTGGACATCATTATGTATATATGAGagactattttttatttatttattagttttggAAATTATAGCAAAACTCCGCCTCTGTGCTGATGGAGGCGCTAATCGCATCTACGATGAGTTGCCTCTTTTCTTCCCTCGTGAAGATGCTCTCCTCATTCGTAACAGGT
It encodes:
- the LOC103836639 gene encoding protein RALF-like 1, yielding MAKSFALFPTLMILGLFIISSPLVQAGFTNDLDGLEWTTTGVHDSSGCRGSIADCIGAEEEEMDSEISRRILATTKYISYQSLKRNSVPCSRRGASYYNCQNGAQANPYSRGCSSIARCRS
- the LOC103836637 gene encoding glutathione S-transferase F6, with protein sequence MAGIKVFGHPASTATRRVLIALHEKDLDFELVHVELKDGEHKKEPFLSRNPFGKVPAFEDGDFKLFESRAITQYIAHEYADKGNQLLSPGSKNMAILAMGMEIEAHEFDSVASKLGWEQIFKNFFGLTTDQAVVKEEEVKLGKVLDNYEARLGESKYLASDHFTLVDLHHIPVIQYLLGTPTKKLFEERPHVSAWVADITSRPSSQKILL
- the LOC103836638 gene encoding protein LOW PSII ACCUMULATION 1, chloroplastic; the protein is MAVATAPSLNGHFLRRPFSGVKKRRPWLLTGNLFDYRRNRDSRLLVFASSPSPLSPNSPTDALTAESCVNTGLDLFKRGRVKDALAQFETALSLDPNPIESQAAYYNKACCHAYRGEGNKAADCLRVALRDYNLKFATILNDPDLASFRALPEFKQLQEEARLGGEDIGDSFRRDLKLISEVRAPFRGFRKFFYFAFSAAAGISTLFTIPRLIQAVRGGEGAPDLLETTGNAAINIGGIVVLVALFIWENKKEEEQMVQITRDETLSRLPLRLSTNRVVELVQLRDTVRPVILAGKKETVTLAMQKADRFRTELLRRGVLLVPVVWGERKTPEVEKKRGFGASSKAAATSLPSIGEDFDTRAQSVVAQSKLKSEIRFKSEIVSPGEWERWIRDQQIAEGVVPGEDVYIILRLDGRVRRSGKGMPDWAEISKELPPMDDVLSKLER